The Huiozyma naganishii CBS 8797 chromosome 6, complete genome genome includes a window with the following:
- the ELA1 gene encoding elongin A (similar to Saccharomyces cerevisiae ELA1 (YNL230C); ancestral locus Anc_2.13), with the protein MIPSLKELCTRSIVKNKDGLVSVENVPLRLIKDSLKRINIGVGQMTRYERSNPLYVLDREADTEFWLEFLKQDFPTNVHDQYVTSKDSIKEYYTNVLLDFGVDLNDGSQLDEYRVYRILLKRWLVRDATLGKYNVPYRMLYFKYQQDEKRKQEQVVERLRIQVQMAKKERELKSTVAVNESFYINNIKNKTRKGPSSVKLQSQFGVSKPKTVVRRNVERVAFGGMAGRKLDPAKIRAVSRDLPNVVPSIPPVGKKPQNSTIATNTSTIDPPRGRPAPEPIPRSTRKRQDDSQNIFLTTKKPKRPLVLAKKTEHHGAITRHTQDSNVKAGTAGTTTPEELSRNRDTPCRKPPLEAKRKQSQIFGPRTATTSGPTRLEQKPHPVHPSNTPEVPQQATARRVRSLKNYLGERHRPFRGM; encoded by the coding sequence ATGATCCCGTCGTTAAAGGAACTTTGTACGCGAAGTATTGTCAAAAACAAGGATGGATTGGTATCTGTTGAAAACGTCCCGCTCAGGCTAATAAAGGACTCTCTGAAGAGGATCAACATTGGAGTGGGTCAGATGACTCGTTATGAGAGGAGTAACCCTCTGTATGTGCTTGACCGTGAGGCGGATACGGAGTTTTGGcttgaatttttgaagcaaGATTTCCCGACTAATGTCCATGACCAGTACGTTACCTCTAAGGATAGCATCAAAGAGTACTATACGAATGTGCTGCTTGATTTTGGGGTAGATCTGAATGATGGTTCACAATTGGATGAATACAGAGTGTACCGCATCCTGTTAAAGAGATGGCTTGTGAGAGACGCCACTTTGGGGAAGTATAACGTGCCCTATAGAATGCTTTACTTCAAATACCAGCAGGATGAGAAGCGGAAACAGGAACAGGTAGTTGAAAGGCTAAGGATTCAAGTGCAAATGgcaaagaaggagagagaACTAAAGTCGACCGTGGCAGTCAACGAGAGTTTCTACATCAACaatatcaagaacaagacccGGAAAGGTCCCTCCTCCGTGAAGTTACAGTCGCAATTCGGAGTCTCGAAACCGAAAACGGTGGTACGTAGAAACGTCGAGCGGGTGGCGTTTGGCGGTATGGCAGGTCGAAAGCTTGATCCTGCGAAGATAAGGGCAGTCTCCCGTGATCTGCCGAATGTTGTTCCAAGCATTCCACCGGTGGGCAAGAAGCCCCAGAATTCCACCATAGCTACAAACACAAGCACAATAGACCCACCGAGAGGCCGGCCAGCACCAGAACCGATACCGCGATCGACAAGGAAACGCCAGGACGACTCGCAGAACATATTCCTCACTACGAAGAAACCGAAAAGGCCCTTGGTCCTTGCAAAAAAGACCGAGCACCACGGTGCAATTACAAGACACACTCAGGACTCAAACGTAAAGGCGGGTACCGCTGGTACGACGACTCCGGAAGAACTCAGCAGGAACAGAGACACACCCTGTCGCAAACCCCCGCTGGAGGCCAAACGGAAACAGTCGCAGATCTTTGGCCCGAGAACAGCTACAACCTCGGGGCCAACGCGACTGGAACAGAAACCGCACCCAGTGCATCCCAGCAACACTCCAGAGGTACCGCAGCAAGCCACCGCCAGGCGGGTCCGGTCGCTCAAGAACTACCTCGGTGAGAGGCACCGGCCGTTCCGTGGAATGTGA
- the KNAG0F00800 gene encoding uncharacterized protein (similar to Saccharomyces cerevisiae YNL234W; ancestral locus Anc_2.9) — translation MTADAARSFLDVPEKKVSVLEKLKQTNYSMHDYETNDTTDSADSDTKIPCTGVEISKEPETAMLGSISQLELELSPDERQLVKESWSMILNDDLLTENLSHFYKKLKRNTKFGVSSSTPMNARFAKTDCDSKETKSEFKIKMDVKKDSEVERCVFCTQFYENLITFDKNIELIFPSIRHQAVSFSRLVNRAVNSIDHIHDLDEELSGIGKRHARILGISTENFKVMGSAFLYTLQERFGTMFTLELERCWATFYFYLANSLLIFGSDPVLLTKGMLKEGGAKQLSKPVPYNIRSAQCTVSNMSDTSDDDDSESIMLPVPILVTDMESTPSSIHTRDDGKTRKTKSTYSHKTDKSRSSRNTLAENSHKKAACAVEREQRHHYPLRETHSKTSDYTNDMETVNSRQRLAAKLNKKDCTIM, via the coding sequence ATGACCGCAGACGCTGCACGTAGCTTTCTAGATGTCCccgaaaaaaaagtatcAGTTCTTGAGAAACTGAAGCAGACCAATTATTCTATGCATGATTACGAAACAAATGATACCACGGACAGCGCGGACTCGGACACTAAAATACCGTGCACTGGCGTAGAAATATCCAAGGAGCCTGAGACTGCTATGTTGGGAAGTATAAGCCAGCTGGAACTGGAATTATCTCCCGATGAAAGACAGCTGGTCAAGGAATCGTGGTCCATGATACTAAATGACGACCTGTTGACGGAAAATCTGTCGCATTTCTAtaagaagttgaagaggaatACCAAATTCGGGGTAAGCTCGAGCACCCCCATGAACGCTCGATTTGCAAAAACGGATTGCGATTCGAAGGAGACAAAGTCTGAGTTTAAAATCAAGATGGATGTCAAAAAGGACTCGGAAGTGGAAAGATGCGTTTTCTGCACTCAGTTCTACGAAAATTTAATCACCTTCGATAAAAATATTGAGCTAATTTTCCCCTCGATAAGGCACCAGGCGGTGTCGTTTTCAAGATTGGTAAACAGGGCCGTCAACAGTATAGATCACATTCATGACTTGGACGAAGAGCTGAGTGGTATTGGGAAAAGACACGCCCGCATACTCGGGATCAGCacagaaaacttcaaagtcATGGGCTCCGCATTCTTGTATACTCTACAGGAGAGGTTCGGTACAATGTTCACTTTGGAGTTGGAGCGTTGTTGGGCTACTTTCTACTTTTACTTGGCCAACAGTCTGTTGATTTTCGGTTCGGATCCTGTCCTGCTCACTAAAGGTATGCTTAAAGAGGGTGGGGCCAAACAACTCAGCAAACCCGTTCCATACAATATACGGTCTGCGCAATGCACTGTCAGCAACATGTCAGATACCTCGGATGACGATGATTCCGAATCTATAATGTTGCCTGTGCCCATCCTCGTGACTGATATGGAGAGCACACCATCGTCTATCCATACAAGGGACGATGGCAAGACGAGGAAAACCAAGTCTACATATTCCCATAAAACCGACAAGTCCAGAAGCTCGAGAAACACACTAGCAGAGAACTCACACAAGAAAGCGGCCTGTGCTGTTGAACGAGAGCAAAGGCATCATTATCCATTAAGAGAAACTCATAGCAAGACTTCGGATTACACTAACGACATGGAGACAGTCAACTCCCGACAACGTCTTGCCGCGAAActcaacaagaaggactGCACAATCATGTAA
- the URE2 gene encoding glutathione peroxidase (similar to Saccharomyces cerevisiae URE2 (YNL229C); ancestral locus Anc_2.14), with protein sequence MMGNQSGQVSNLSSALRQVHINSNNTASDQRNIVLGDKFIDSQTAVQDPGLQGQQQPQHQHQEQELDYSRITNFFQNLPLEGYTLFSHRSAPNGFKVAIVLSELKVPYQTIFLDFNKGEHRAPEFVSLNPNARVPALIDHGLDNFALWESGAIMIHLVQKYYKETGSPVLWSDDLTEQSQINAWLFFQSSGHAPMIGQALHFKYFHTQRVDSAIERYVEEVRRVYGVVEMTLAQKREALIMDLDSENSASYSAGTTPLSQSRFFDYPVWLVGDKLTIADLAFVPWNNVVDRIGINIKAEFPEVYKCTKQMMRRPGVIKALRGE encoded by the coding sequence ATGATGGGCAATCAGAGCGGACAGGTGTCGAACCTGTCAAGTGCCTTACGACAGGTTCACATAAATAGCAACAACACTGCTTCCGACCAAAGAAATATCGTGCTGGGTGATAAGTTCATCGACTCACAGACGGCTGTCCAGGACCCCGGGCTACAGgggcaacaacaaccgcaACATCAGCACCAAGAGCAAGAGTTAGACTACTCCAGGATCACgaatttcttccagaatTTGCCACTAGAAGGTTATACGTTATTCTCTCATAGATCAGCCCCCAATGGATTTAAAGTAGCGATCGTGCTGAGCGAGTTGAAAGTTCCGTACCAGACTATATTTCTTGACTTCAACAAGGGAGAGCACAGGGCCCCGGAGTTTGTCTCGCTAAACCCAAACGCTAGAGTACCAGCGTTGATTGACCACGGTCTAGATAATTTCGCACTTTGGGAATCCGGTGCTATTATGATCCACCTAGTACAGAAATATTACAAAGAGACCGGCTCGCCGGTACTCTGGTCGGACGATTTAACGGAACAATCGCAAATCAACGCCTGGCTGTTCTTTCAAAGCTCCGGCCATGCACCGATGATCGGACAAGCTCTACATTTCAAATACTTCCACACCCAGAGAGTCGACAGCGCCATTGAAAGATACGTGGAGGAGGTGAGAAGGGTGTACGGTGTTGTTGAGATGACCTTGGCCCAGAAGAGGGAGGCGTTGATCATGGACCTGGACTCGGAGAACTCTGCGTCGTACTCCGCCGGCACCACCCCATTGTCCCAGAGCAGATTCTTCGACTACCCTGTATGGCTAGTCGGGGATAAACTAACCATAGCAGACCTGGCATTTGTTCCCTGGAATAACGTGGTCGACAGAATCGGTATAAATATAAAGGCAGAGTTCCCTGAGGTGTACAAGTGCACCAAGCAGATGATGAGAAGACCTGGCGTCATCAAAGCATTGCGCGGGGAGTAA
- the PDR16 gene encoding phosphatidylinositol transporter (similar to Saccharomyces cerevisiae PDR16 (YNL231C); ancestral locus Anc_2.12) codes for MLTKLLGGGSKDKHVPHAKKENLVRIEKPIENLPDSIKTHKFKSLTKEQEHMYAEVLKYFQDEKLLVRNSEKHSDGSDPHAKSPLTLEEKAWLTRECLLRYLRATKWNVSDAIDRLKKSLAWRREFGISHLGEENGDKVNSDLVGIENESGKQVVLGYENDARPILYLKPGRQNTKTSHRQVQHLVFMLERVIDFMPQGQDSLALLIDFKEYSDVPKVSGNSKIPPIGVGKEVLHILQTHYPERLGKALLTNIPWLAWTFLKLIHPFIDPMTREKLVFDEPFPKYVPVNQLDVLYGGELDFKYKHNVYWPSLLEMAESKRRHYMKRFQKFGSVVGLSEYDLRGDGEELIYKV; via the coding sequence ATGTTGACTAAGCTGCTAGGTGGAGGGTCAAAAGATAAGCATGTGCCCCATGCGAAAAAGGAGAACTTGGTGCGCATCGAAAAACCGATTGAGAATCTACCTGATTCCATCAAAACACACAAATTCAAGAGTCTCACTaaagaacaggaacatATGTACGCTGAGGTGTTGAAGTACTTCCAAGATGAAAAACTGCTGGTGCGGAACTCCGAGAAGCATTCGGATGGTTCGGACCCTCACGCTAAGAGTCCGCTCACGCTGGAAGAGAAGGCGTGGCTGACACGCGAGTGTCTTCTGCGGTACCTAAGAGCCACCAAATGGAACGTCTCAGACGCCATTGACAGGCTAAAGAAATCTCTTGCTTGGAGAAGAGAGTTTGGGATCAGCCATTTGGGGGAGGAGAACGGTGATAAAGTTAACTCCGACCTGGTGGGCATTGAGAACGAATCCGGTAAGCAAGTGGTCTTGGGTTACGAGAACGATGCTAGGCCTATCTTGTACCTCAAGCCGGGCAGGCAGAACACCAAAACATCGCATAGACAAGTCCAACATCTGGTTTTCATGCTGGAGAGGGTTATTGATTTCATGCCTCAGGGTCAGGACAGTCTTGCCCTGCTGATAGATTTCAAGGAGTACTCGGACGTGCCAAAGGTAAGCGGGAACAGTAAGATTCCACCCATCGGTGTCGGGAAGGAGGTTTTGCATATCTTACAAACACATTACCCAGAGAGGTTGGGGAAGGCATTGCTGACAAATATACCATGGCTGGCGTGGACCTTCTTGAAACTGATTCACCCCTTTATCGACCCAATGACAAGGGAAAAGCTGGTCTTCGACGAACCATTCCCTAAATACGTGCCAGTGAACCAACTGGACGTCCTGTATGGCGGTGAGCTGGATTTCAAGTACAAACACAACGTCTACTGGCCCAGCCTACTGGAAATGGCCGAAAGTAAAAGGAGGCATTACATGAAACGGTTTCAGAAATTCGGTAGCGTCGTTGGCCTAAGTGAATACGATCTTAGAGGGGACGGTGAGGAGCTCATTTATAAAGTTTAG
- the BNI4 gene encoding Bni4p (similar to Saccharomyces cerevisiae BNI4 (YNL233W); ancestral locus Anc_2.10) — protein sequence MTENDMIPEGYGSSQLLNSSFYSSNSGNALDHSRNFRNSLVLDEFSEQNLHRYLEEEEGDITSGTTHSQRSNQNDNYDWSYKLSPQKRIERPTEVRTVNMTASPSLSALVELLNEKSKTAEQRMKSQLITEVPIIEEDEKEEEVLKERNEVNMDFEEKESASKPVFQNSSPNLIDIDGEENNFVTNLNPFRSFEEPDFMTTPKVQQKPQLSEKFVPTDSLITEEEEEYVGEENHETEGYNDNIGGSPVDAVSMSNINVQSAEDSDIQEKIQNKPNFQPDSVNEDAAMLHEEHVSKTQEPSINIPKKTFATRKYKKPVRKLDSASTDTKEKKRSSFFSFFKKKSAKDPKTESSLLPPKRSKATQSRPRSYSLGTKSQLTALPNSRSISENVQTQPSARNNKFSSSLSLFGDVHEEDGEIDHGTIQNLHAPQEQNKKSVGQDADTNDTVSPPKRLDPLESNITLDNYKSNPSAAPNEESMPFSPIDSGNIEQSASGAKDRFTTSTDLAPNDLLPMPPKISPALKDTSSYDERRDSGEVYFPKSLNEDEIDCIIQLERNRSLKSVNQKISTDTLSVKAQSEGMTVEEASDVVLANPDLSKSPSNSILKNTGRFENLDPMSNGLSSLKSFDGKMDQLSLDTDRSTEEKLTKLAGERDITLIIQPSNSFEGDRDAYSTNHQNKKVKNTGQHDGMVSDSKPIAEVDPELMTDIMEFANIINFGDEINFDLDINEPSDTFAYDKVRTLDSPVLKPPQMSHASNHDIRLTFHSPTEETPVEKKDTVNEQFINDDFENEEFNDEDIYESLKIKKPQKPESQISSPHMEEYISHSYHAGTSTDRPISMSFKGLTSSMNHTESSENLSNNQRVNFSSKIILYDTYSGIDYDRRPDISTCNQLTPQLAQMIKSELNDLKASMEVHQDSRCYTQFF from the coding sequence ATGACAGAAAATGACATGATACCAGAAGGATACGGATCCTCCCAGCTGTTAAATTCATCGTTCTACTCTTCGAATTCGGGAAACGCGTTGGATCATTCACGGAACTTTCGAAACTCGTTGGTGCTTGATGAATTCTCTGAACAAAATCTACATCGGTActtggaagaggaagagggcGATATCACCTCGGGCACTACACATTCACAAAGGTCCAACCAGAACGATAATTATGACTGGAGTTACAAACTTTCACCCCAAAAACGGATTGAACGTCCAACAGAGGTCAGAACGGTCAATATGACGGCTTCTCCTTCGTTGAGTGCATTGGTAGAATTGCTAAACGAAAAGTCCAAAACTGCAGAGCAAAGAATGAAGTCACAACTAATCACGGAAGTGCCGATCATTGAAGAGGAtgagaaggaggaggaggtgttgaaagaaagaaatgaaGTAAACATGGATTTTGAGGAGAAGGAATCAGCCTCAAAACCTGTTTTCCAGAACAGTTCTCCTAATCTGATTGATATTGATGGTGAGGAAAATAACTTTGTTACAAACTTAAATCCATTCAGATCGTTTGAGGAACCTGATTTTATGACAACACCCAAAGTTCAGCAGAAACCCCAATTGAGTGAAAAGTTTGTCCCCACCGATTCTTTGATaacagaagaggaggaagaatatGTAGGTGAAGAAAACCACGAAACTGAAGGTTACAACGACAACATAGGTGGATCACCTGTGGATGCAGTTTCTATGAGCAACATCAATGTTCAAAGTGCGGAAGATAGTGATATTCAAgagaaaattcaaaataaGCCAAATTTTCAGCCAGACTCTGTAAATGAAGATGCAGCGATGTTGCACGAAGAACACGTTTCAAAAACTCAAGAACCCTCCATTAACATACcaaagaaaacttttgCAACAAGGAAATATAAGAAACCTGTACGGAAACTAGATTCTGCATCTACTGAtacaaaggaaaaaaagaggtctagtttcttttcgttcttcaagaaaaaatcgGCCAAAGATCCTAAGACAGAATCAAGTCTGCTACCTCCAAAACGAAGTAAGGCGACACAATCTCGACCAAGGAGCTATTCGCTCGGAACCAAGAGCCAACTAACCGCACTGCCAAACTCAAGGTCAATATCTGAAAATGTGCAAACTCAACCTTCGGCAAGAAACAACAAGTTTTCAAGCTCTCTGAGTCTGTTTGGGGACGTTCATGAAGAAGACGGCGAAATAGATCATGGTACCATCCAAAATTTACATGCCCCACAagaacagaacaaaaagtCTGTTGGTCAAGATGCTGATACTAACGACACGGTATCCCCGCCAAAAAGGTTAGATCCTTTGGAATCCAATATTACTTTAGACAACTATAAGAGCAATCCAAGTGCTGCCCCAAATGAGGAAAGTATGCCCTTCAGTCCAATTGATAGCGGGAACATTGAGCAGTCTGCTTCAGGGGCAAAGGATAGGTTTACCACTTCGACAGACCTTGCACCTAACGATCTTTTACCGATGCCCCCTAAAATATCACCGGCGCTGAAAGACACGTCAAGTTACGATGAGAGACGCGACTCGGGTGAAGTTTACTTTCCTAAATCACTAAATGAAGATGAAATCGACTGTATTATACAACtagaaagaaacagatcTCTGAAATCTGTCAATCAGAAAATATCGACTGACACACTTTCTGTTAAAGCGCAAAGCGAGGGGATGACCGTTGAGGAAGCCTCCGATGTTGTTTTGGCAAACCCAGATCTCTCAAAGAGCCCCAGTAATAGTATTCTAAAGAATACAGGAAGGTTTGAAAACCTTGATCCCATGTCGAATGGATTATCAAGTCTGAAATCTTTCGACGGAAAAATGGATCAACTAAGCTTAGACACGGATAGATCTACTGAAGAAAAATTGACGAAATTGGCTGGCGAACGAGATATCACGCTGATAATCCAACCGAGTAACTCGTTTGAAGGGGACAGAGACGCATATTCGACGAATCACCAAAATAAGAAAGTTAAGAATACAGGACAACATGATGGCATGGTATCAGATAGCAAGCCAATTGCTGAGGTCGATCCAGAGTTAATGACTGACATCATGGAGTTTGCTAATATCATCAATTTTGGGGATGAAATCAATTTCGATTTAGACATAAACGAGCCCTCCGATACTTTTGCATATGATAAGGTAAGAACACTCGATAGTCCTGTTCTTAAACCACCTCAAATGTCACATGCGAGTAATCACGATATAAGACTGACCTTCCACTCACCAACAGAGGAGACGCCAGTTGAGAAAAAGGATACCGTAAATGAACAATTTATAAATGacgattttgaaaacgaagaattcaacgacgaggacaTATACGAGTCATTGAAAATCAAGAAACCACAGAAACCTGAAAGTCAGATATCTTCACCTCATATGGAAGAGTACATTTCCCATAGTTACCATGCCGGAACTTCGACGGACAGACCTATCTCAATGTCGTTCAAGGGCCTTACCTCTTCAATGAACCACACTGAGAGCTCAGAAAATTTGAGCAACAATCAGCGGGTCAATTTCTCTTCCAAGATTATACTTTACGATACCTATAGCGGGATAGATTACGATAGGAGGCCGGATATCAGCACATGTAACCAGCTAACTCCACAGCTTGCTCAGATGATCAAATCCGAATTGAATGATTTGAAGGCATCGATGGAGGTCCATCAGGACTCTAGATGCTACACTCAATTCTTTTGA
- the JJJ1 gene encoding Jjj1p (similar to Saccharomyces cerevisiae JJJ1 (YNL227C); ancestral locus Anc_2.15), whose amino-acid sequence MKTCYYELLGVETNATDVELKKAYRRKALQFHPDKNPDNVEETTAIFASVRAAYEVLADPQERAWYDDHKEQILNDSVNLDDADDESHLDSSITGVTSDELLMFFNSSLYTNFGNSPSGVYQIIGKIFAKLAMDEVYWARRLRLDGCDKFKDDVFEHIINTNGYMAAVTNRLAETYYMFPAFGHSQTDYEYLKEFYKKWSSFSTLKSFTWKDEYMYMSTYDRRTKREVNKRNEKSRNAARGEYNKTVKRFVSFVKKLDKRMKAGAQRQENERKMQKEAAKNGNDKKQRASGHTPSNTQTDFEWQSWQMADEPNWDELEKEFQESSLGKEEDEHLKSTVLPNSTNEDEILVYECVICDKIFKSVKQLDNHQNTKLHRKNLALLKREMQKDNMTLGLDALSDLDDYDSADETPSKEQTTNGDIPKDNCISLDDLNEQLAEIERQLAEQASSSEDEDDQEHNSLPDVMDGITEMVDPVDNVTGSETTGAKTTKYSTEGDSDVSSASVSDIENREPDELARLLASLESLGLTEDGFTLDSDSDDDWRTGSKAKRKNAKNTKKQNNGGKNGKKTKEKAGSEPANTATQQSCSVCNASFVSRNELFAHITALGHAAPPGKASKKKNKRKNKT is encoded by the coding sequence ATGAAGACTTGCTACTATGAACTACTTGGGGTGGAGACGAATGCCACAGATgttgagttgaagaaggcgTACCGCAGAAAGGCGCTGCAGTTCCACCCGGATAAGAACCCAGATAATGTTGAGGAGACGACAGCGATTTTCGCGTCCGTGAGGGCCGCGTACGAAGTCTTGGCAGACCCACAGGAGAGAGCGTGGTATGACGACCATAAGGAACAAATTCTGAACGATTCCGTTAATCTGGATGACGCGGACGATGAATCACATTTGGATTCATCCATCACGGGGGTCACAAGCGATGAGTTACTGATGTTTTTCAACAGCTCTCTGTACACGAATTTTGGTAACAGTCCCTCGGGGGTGTACCAGATTATCGGGAAAATCTTCGCGAAGTTGGCGATGGATGAGGTCTACTGGGCGCGTAGGTTACGATTGGATGGTTGTGACAAGTTTAAAGACGACGTTTTCGAGCATATCATCAATACAAATGGATACATGGCCGCCGTCACGAATAGACTTGCAGAGACGTACTACATGTTTCCGGCATTTGGCCACTCCCAAACGGACTAcgagtacttgaaggagttttACAAGAAATGGTCCTCATTTAGTACGCTGAAGAGCTTTACGTGGAAGGACGAGTATATGTACATGTCGACGTACGATAGGAGAACGAAGAGAGAGGTAAATAAAAGAAACGAGAAGTCGAGAAACGCTGCTAGAGGCGAGTACAACAAGACAGTGAAAAGATTCGTATCTTTCGTGAAGAAGTTAGACAAGCGAATGAAGGCAGGGGCACAAAGACAAGagaatgaaagaaaaatgcaGAAGGAAGCGGCTAAAAATGGTAATGATAAAAAACAGCGTGCCAGTGGCCATACCCCAAGTAATACACAAACCGATTTCGAATGGCAGAGTTGGCAGATGGCGGATGAACCGAATTGGGATGAGTTGGAGAAGGAGTTTCAAGAGTCCAGTTTAGGtaaagaggaagatgagCATTTAAAATCCACCGTGCTACCGAATTCTACGAATGAGGATGAAATCCTTGTCTATGAATGTGTTATCTGCGATAAGATATTTAAATCAGTGAAACAACTGGACAACCACCAAAATACGAAACTACACAGGAAGAACTTGGCCCTCTTGAAACGTGAAATGCAAAAAGATAACATGACGTTGGGGTTAGATGCACTGTCTGATTTGGATGATTACGATTCTGCTGACGAAACGCCGTCAAAAGAACAGACAACCAATGGTGACATACCCAAGGACAATTGCATAAGCCTCGATGACCTGAATGAGCAATTAGCTGAGATAGAACGGCAATTAGCCGAACAAGCGTCCAGTAGcgaagacgaggatgatCAAGAACATAATTCTCTGCCCGATGTAATGGATGGAATAACTGAAATGGTCGATCCAGTTGACAATGTGACCGGATCAGAAACTACTGGAGCGAAAACCACGAAATATTCAACTGAAGGTGATTCGGATGTCAGCTCAGCATCTGTGTCCGACATCGAGAACCGAGAACCAGACGAGCTGGCCCGATTATTGGCTTCGCTAGAAAGTTTGGGACTGACGGAGGACGGGTTCACTCTAGACAGTGATTCCGACGACGATTGGAGAACAGGGTCCAAAgccaaaaggaaaaacgccaagaacaccaaaaaacaaaataacgGGGGTAAGAACGGGAAGAAAACGAAGGAGAAAGCTGGTTCCGAGCCCGCAAACACTGCGACGCAGCAAAGCTGCAGTGTTTGTAACGCTTCCTTCGTCAGCAGGAATGAACTTTTCGCCCATATCACCGCGCTCGGGCACGCGGCACCCCCGGGCAAGGcgtccaagaagaagaacaaaagaaaaaacaagaCGTGA
- the CSL4 gene encoding exosome non-catalytic core subunit CSL4 (similar to Saccharomyces cerevisiae CSL4 (YNL232W); ancestral locus Anc_2.11), translating into MSLELPQRTIPGQPICPVYTPTEPKITKYTAGPGTKLIHEDSCNLDVIVSTRVGDVTVTELPGQDNEDMRLVEIRVGNTNKGDGIELLPKEGDIVLCRVIRLSLQRANVEIIGFQNKTIPIDGGTGSNGNAIVGVNGGSGGATFSMSQSSSDLGETFRGIVRSQDVRAVDRDKVKMIECFKPGDIIKAQVLSLGDGNNYYLTTARNDLGVVFARSDNGAGGLMYATDWQTMVAPITGAVEKRKCAKPF; encoded by the coding sequence ATGTCACTGGAGCTTCCTCAACGAACAATTCCTGGTCAACCAATATGTCCTGTATATACACCTACTGAACCGAAAATAACGAAATACACTGCTGGTCCTGGAACCAAGCTAATTCATGAGGACTCCTGTAACTTGGACGTCATTGTAAGCACGCGAGTGGGGGATGTTACAGTAACTGAACTTCCTGGACAGGACAATGAGGACATGCGTCTTGTCGAGATACGTGTGGGTAATACGAATAAAGGCGATGGGATCGAGCTTTTACCGAAGGAAGGTGATATTGTTTTATGTCGAGTAATACGGTTATCCCTACAAAGAGCCAATGTTGAGATAATTGGGTTTCAAAATAAGACCATTCCCATTGATGGCGGTACAGGCTCCAATGGGAACGCAATAGTCGGTGTCAATGGTGGTTCTGGTGGTGCAACATTTTCCATGTCCCAAAGTTCTTCCGATTTAGGTGAGACTTTTAGAGGTATTGTAAGATCTCAGGATGTGCGGGCAGTGGATAGGGACAAAGTGAAGATGATAGAGTGTTTTAAGCCAGGTGATATTATAAAGGCCCAGGTACTCTCCCTTGGTGATGGGAACAATTATTATTTGACAACCGCGAGAAATGATCTCGGAGTAGTGTTCGCCAGATCGGACAACGGTGCTGGCGGTTTGATGTACGCTACCGACTGGCAAACGATGGTCGCCCCGATCACGGGAGCGGTGGAGAAGCGGAAATGTGCTAAACCATTTTAA